A window of Kribbella amoyensis contains these coding sequences:
- a CDS encoding ABC transporter ATP-binding protein — translation MQPLLEVRDLRTHFELDDGVVKAVDGVSFTVPRGRTLAVVGESGCGKSVTARSILRLVESPARIVGGQVLLHDESGGEPLDLLAAKDKRLREVRWADIAMVFQEPMASLSLVHTIGDQIIEAIRLHENVGKAVAKERAIEMLGRVGIPDPKRRVDSYPFELSGGMRQRAMIAMALSCRPRLLIADEPTTALDVTTQAQILDLLQDLQEEFGMAIMLITHDLGVAAQVADEVAVMYLGEVVEHGPALSVLTAPKHPYTQALVRSVPRLGLRGAGVLKAVRGTVPPPYERPSGCRFHPRCDSFMAGSCDKTKPSRVRSDDIDVACLLYGGEEDQ, via the coding sequence GTGCAACCTCTCCTGGAAGTCCGAGACCTCCGGACCCACTTCGAGCTCGACGACGGCGTGGTCAAGGCCGTCGACGGGGTCTCGTTCACCGTCCCCCGCGGCCGCACGCTGGCCGTCGTGGGCGAGTCCGGCTGCGGCAAGAGCGTCACCGCCCGGTCGATCCTGCGGCTGGTGGAAAGCCCGGCCCGGATCGTCGGCGGCCAGGTGCTGCTGCACGACGAGTCCGGCGGCGAGCCGCTGGACCTGCTGGCCGCCAAGGACAAACGGCTGCGGGAGGTGCGCTGGGCCGACATCGCGATGGTGTTCCAGGAGCCGATGGCCTCGCTCAGCCTGGTGCACACGATCGGCGACCAGATCATCGAGGCGATCCGGCTGCACGAGAACGTCGGCAAGGCGGTGGCCAAGGAACGCGCGATCGAGATGCTCGGCCGGGTCGGGATCCCGGACCCGAAACGCCGGGTCGACTCGTACCCGTTCGAGCTGAGTGGTGGGATGCGGCAGCGCGCGATGATCGCGATGGCGCTGTCCTGCCGGCCGCGGCTGCTGATCGCGGACGAGCCGACCACCGCGCTGGACGTGACCACCCAGGCCCAGATCCTCGACCTGCTGCAGGACCTGCAGGAGGAGTTCGGGATGGCGATCATGCTGATCACCCACGACCTGGGGGTGGCGGCCCAGGTCGCCGACGAGGTGGCGGTGATGTACCTCGGCGAGGTGGTCGAGCACGGTCCGGCGCTGTCGGTGCTGACGGCCCCCAAACACCCCTACACCCAGGCCCTGGTCCGGTCGGTCCCGCGGCTCGGCCTGCGCGGCGCCGGTGTGCTCAAGGCGGTCCGCGGCACCGTGCCGCCGCCGTACGAGCGGCCGTCCGGGTGCAGGTTCCACCCACGCTGCGACTCGTTCATGGCCGGATCGTGCGACAAGACGAAACCGTCCCGGGTGCGCAGCGACGACATCGACGTCGCCTGTCTGCTCTACGGCGGCGAGGAGGACCAGTGA
- a CDS encoding ABC transporter permease, producing the protein MVQTIQEQPAPPEPAEPEVVKSLRDHGALPQWRLMWRQFRKHRLALIGLFVLLPIYFIAVFSGFFAPAASDSAHTSLPYAPPQRVHISSDHGMFVYGYSSTRNQETFEQTFTVDKNKIVDVGLFVRGDEYKVLGLIPSDIHLIGPTVKGEPFFLLGADQSGRDLLSRLIHGAKVSLSIGLVGVAASFVLGILIGGISGYFGGWVDNAIQRVIEFIMSIPTLPLWMALSAALPDSWGPLTRYFAITVILSLIGWTGLARDVRGRFLSLREEDFVMAARLDGVSQRGIIVGHMVPSFASHIIASVSMAVPRMILGETSLSFLGLGLQAPAVSWGVLLEGAQNIRAVATAPWLLTPGLAVVVVVLAMNFVGDGLRDAADPYK; encoded by the coding sequence ATGGTTCAGACAATCCAGGAGCAACCCGCACCGCCGGAGCCGGCCGAACCCGAGGTCGTGAAGAGCCTGCGGGACCACGGCGCGCTCCCGCAGTGGCGGCTGATGTGGCGGCAGTTCCGCAAGCACCGGCTGGCGCTGATCGGCCTGTTCGTCCTGCTCCCGATCTACTTCATCGCGGTCTTCTCCGGCTTCTTCGCTCCGGCCGCGAGCGACTCGGCGCACACGTCGCTCCCGTACGCGCCGCCGCAGCGGGTGCACATCTCGAGTGACCACGGCATGTTCGTCTACGGGTACTCGTCGACCCGCAACCAGGAGACGTTCGAGCAGACGTTCACCGTCGACAAGAACAAGATCGTCGACGTCGGCCTGTTCGTCCGTGGCGACGAGTACAAGGTGCTGGGGCTGATCCCGAGCGACATCCACCTGATCGGCCCGACCGTGAAGGGCGAGCCGTTCTTCCTGCTCGGCGCCGACCAGTCCGGCCGCGACCTGCTGTCCCGGTTGATCCACGGCGCCAAGGTGTCGCTGTCGATCGGTCTGGTCGGCGTGGCCGCGAGCTTCGTCCTCGGCATCCTGATCGGCGGCATCTCCGGGTACTTCGGTGGGTGGGTCGACAACGCGATCCAGCGCGTCATCGAGTTCATCATGTCGATCCCGACACTGCCGCTGTGGATGGCGTTGTCGGCGGCGCTGCCGGACAGCTGGGGACCACTGACCAGATACTTCGCGATCACCGTGATCCTGTCACTGATCGGCTGGACCGGGCTGGCCCGGGACGTACGCGGGCGGTTCCTCAGCCTGCGCGAGGAGGACTTCGTGATGGCGGCCCGGCTCGACGGGGTCAGTCAGCGCGGCATCATCGTCGGCCACATGGTGCCCTCGTTCGCCAGCCACATCATCGCGTCGGTGTCGATGGCGGTGCCACGGATGATCCTCGGCGAGACCAGCCTGAGCTTCCTCGGCCTCGGTCTGCAGGCGCCGGCGGTCAGCTGGGGCGTGCTGCTCGAAGGCGCGCAGAACATCCGTGCGGTCGCCACCGCGCCCTGGCTGCTCACGCCGGGTCTCGCGGTCGTGGTCGTCGTCCTGGCCATGAACTTCGTCGGCGACGGTCTCCGCGACGCCGCGGATCCCTACAAGTAG
- a CDS encoding ABC transporter permease, whose translation MLRYLVRRLLWMVVTLAAISFVTFVVIKLPPGDYTSTVIANAEARGQDIPDSQIAELKRHYGLDKPFIVQYWTWISGVVLHGDLGQSFAWNQSVASLIGNRVLLSILLSLGSLLFVWAIAFPIGIYSALRQYSPGDYVASFLGFIGMAVPEFMLALVMMWVGFRYFGQSVGGLFSPEYADAAWNLGKLIDLISHLWVPIVVVGVAGTAGLIRITRANLLDELHKPYVATARAKGLPEWKLLLKYPVRMSLSPFFSTVGWLLPGLISGETIVSVVMSLPTSGPLLLSAVKSQDMYLVGSFVLILSALTVIGTMLSDLALSWWDPRIRHRLSKG comes from the coding sequence ATGCTGCGCTACCTCGTCCGGCGGCTGCTCTGGATGGTCGTGACGCTGGCGGCGATCTCGTTCGTCACCTTCGTCGTCATCAAGCTGCCGCCGGGCGACTACACCAGCACCGTCATCGCGAACGCCGAGGCCCGGGGCCAGGACATCCCGGACTCGCAGATCGCCGAGCTGAAACGGCACTACGGCCTCGACAAGCCGTTCATCGTGCAGTACTGGACCTGGATCTCGGGGGTGGTCCTGCACGGTGACCTCGGCCAGTCGTTCGCCTGGAACCAGTCGGTCGCCAGCCTGATCGGCAACCGGGTGCTGCTCTCGATCCTGCTGTCCCTCGGCAGTCTGTTGTTCGTCTGGGCGATCGCGTTCCCGATCGGCATCTACAGCGCGCTGCGGCAGTACTCGCCGGGTGACTACGTCGCCTCCTTCCTCGGCTTCATCGGGATGGCGGTGCCGGAGTTCATGCTCGCGCTGGTGATGATGTGGGTCGGGTTCCGGTACTTCGGCCAGAGCGTCGGCGGACTGTTCTCACCCGAGTACGCCGACGCGGCCTGGAACCTGGGCAAGCTGATCGACCTGATATCGCACCTGTGGGTGCCGATCGTGGTGGTCGGCGTGGCCGGCACCGCCGGGCTGATCCGAATAACCCGGGCCAATCTGCTCGACGAGTTGCACAAGCCGTACGTCGCGACCGCGCGGGCCAAGGGGCTGCCGGAGTGGAAGCTGCTGCTCAAGTACCCGGTCCGGATGTCGCTCAGCCCGTTCTTCAGCACGGTCGGCTGGTTGCTGCCCGGCCTGATCAGCGGCGAGACGATCGTGTCGGTCGTGATGAGCCTGCCGACCAGTGGCCCGCTGCTGCTCAGTGCGGTGAAGAGCCAGGACATGTACCTGGTCGGCAGTTTCGTCCTGATCCTCAGTGCGCTGACGGTGATCGGCACGATGCTCAGCGACCTCGCGCTGTCCTGGTGGGACCCGCGGATCCGACACCGGCTGTCGAAGGGATAG
- a CDS encoding glycoside hydrolase family 127 protein, which yields MPSSQPLDRSAAVAPLASTALRPLPLGAARITGGFWSERQQINREATIPAAGDRLEEAGTLRNLRRAAGREPVADGFTGRPFADSDVYKWLEAVAWEQSREPSEAYAAWQSSTSALVAEAQEPDGYLNTHIRLAIPDGRFTDLEKGHELYCAGHLLQAAVAQYRATGDRTLLTVATRFADLLAGYFGADRTEGIDGHPLIEMALVELYRATGTKTYLDLARYFVEARGHGLLVVPGHHGPAYFQDHQPVRDVRILAGHAVRALYLASGATDVAVETDDTELLDALRETWQTMVDSQAYLTGGVGSRWYGEAFGDPFELPPDAAYCETCAAIASVQWSWRMLLATGESKYADQLERTLYNAVISGVSLTGGEFFYVNTLKVRDQAFADDQRSAVAGRQPWYGTACCPPNVMRTLASLDQLVATSNDDGVQLHLYAPAKVVAEVNGAGVGLDVGTRYPWKGTVTITVSETPDQPWKLDLRIPAWAEGYTLTVNGDAEPVGEVGRTQSLERTWQRGDVVVLELPVRARRTVPDDRIDSVRGCVAIERGPLVYCFEHVDQPEGVVLDQAALLPGDLVETEQADLLGGITTLAVPARRRDGTEVSLTAIPYYAWANRAVGPMTVWIDAR from the coding sequence ATGCCCTCATCGCAGCCGCTCGATCGATCGGCCGCCGTCGCCCCGCTCGCGAGTACCGCCCTGCGGCCGTTGCCGCTCGGCGCCGCCAGGATCACTGGCGGCTTCTGGTCCGAGCGCCAGCAGATCAACCGCGAGGCCACCATCCCCGCCGCCGGCGACCGGCTGGAGGAGGCCGGGACGCTGCGCAACCTGCGCCGCGCCGCCGGTCGCGAGCCCGTCGCCGACGGCTTCACCGGCCGCCCGTTCGCCGACTCCGACGTGTACAAGTGGCTGGAGGCGGTCGCCTGGGAGCAGAGCCGCGAGCCGTCGGAGGCCTACGCCGCCTGGCAGAGCAGCACGAGCGCCCTGGTCGCCGAGGCGCAGGAGCCGGACGGCTACCTGAACACCCACATCCGGCTGGCGATCCCGGACGGCCGCTTCACCGACCTGGAGAAGGGTCACGAGCTGTACTGCGCGGGCCACCTCCTGCAGGCCGCGGTCGCGCAGTACCGGGCCACCGGCGACCGGACCCTGCTGACCGTCGCGACCCGCTTCGCCGACCTGCTGGCCGGGTACTTCGGCGCCGATCGCACCGAAGGGATCGACGGCCACCCGCTGATTGAGATGGCGCTGGTCGAGCTGTACCGCGCGACCGGGACGAAGACCTACCTCGACCTGGCCCGGTACTTCGTCGAGGCCCGCGGCCACGGTCTGCTGGTCGTCCCGGGGCACCACGGCCCGGCGTACTTCCAGGACCACCAGCCCGTCCGCGACGTGCGGATCCTGGCCGGCCACGCCGTGCGCGCGTTGTACCTGGCGTCGGGTGCCACCGATGTCGCGGTGGAGACCGACGACACCGAGCTGCTCGACGCACTCCGCGAGACCTGGCAGACGATGGTCGACAGCCAGGCGTACCTGACCGGTGGCGTCGGCTCCCGCTGGTACGGCGAGGCCTTCGGCGATCCGTTCGAGCTGCCGCCGGACGCGGCGTACTGCGAGACCTGCGCCGCGATCGCCAGCGTGCAGTGGAGCTGGCGGATGCTGCTGGCGACCGGCGAGAGCAAGTACGCCGACCAGCTCGAACGCACCCTGTACAACGCGGTGATCTCCGGCGTCTCGCTGACCGGTGGCGAGTTCTTCTACGTGAACACGTTGAAGGTGCGCGACCAGGCGTTCGCGGACGACCAGCGCTCCGCGGTCGCGGGACGGCAGCCCTGGTACGGCACCGCCTGCTGCCCGCCGAACGTGATGCGCACCCTGGCCTCGCTCGACCAGCTGGTGGCGACGTCGAACGACGACGGTGTCCAGCTGCACCTCTACGCGCCGGCCAAGGTCGTTGCCGAGGTCAACGGTGCGGGAGTCGGGCTGGACGTCGGCACGCGGTACCCGTGGAAGGGCACCGTGACGATCACCGTCAGCGAGACGCCGGACCAGCCGTGGAAGCTCGACCTGCGCATCCCCGCTTGGGCCGAGGGATACACGCTCACGGTCAACGGCGACGCGGAGCCGGTCGGCGAGGTCGGCCGGACCCAGTCGCTGGAGCGGACGTGGCAGCGCGGTGACGTGGTCGTCCTGGAGCTGCCGGTCCGCGCGCGGCGTACGGTGCCGGACGATCGGATCGACTCGGTCCGTGGTTGTGTCGCGATCGAGCGCGGCCCGTTGGTGTACTGCTTCGAGCACGTGGACCAGCCGGAGGGCGTCGTCCTGGACCAGGCCGCGCTGCTGCCCGGCGACTTGGTCGAGACCGAGCAGGCCGACTTGCTCGGCGGCATCACCACGCTCGCCGTCCCGGCCCGGCGCCGGGACGGGACCGAGGTCTCGTTGACCGCGATCCCCTACTACGCCTGGGCGAACCGGGCCGTCGGGCCGATGACGGTGTGGATCGACGCCCGATGA
- a CDS encoding ABC transporter substrate-binding protein → MSRGMQERRIDRRRLLQGGLALAAVASVPGCGFFDTKPAGSGAQAVAAGDKESPMLKALVDKGSLPPLADRIPKNPPVIKPLAGKAVYGGTWRSAMLTQEDTQWLWYALRYEPLVRWKPDKTGKPGYDEIEANTVEFTVDAESKVFTFTLRDGLKWSDGKPCTADDMMFTILEVQCDTGLHPDGIYDAFLSPDTEKLAKVEKVDARTVKMTYTAPQPSLLGQIADAIFEREGAYGMLLPKHYFQQFHLKYNKNANALAKKAGVGSWIDLFAQKQNPWTNPEQPTLAPWKVTTPLGKGSAVTLTRNPYYWKVDDAGRQLPYIDSCRVEVVQDVQVELLKVMNGEFGMQYRNFGTPQNKPVVAQNREKGAYKIIEVPTQLTNTMVIGINQNHKDPAKRALFANKDFRAGLSHAINRKEVIDAVYAGQGEPWQSSPPKDSPYYNEQLATQFTEFDVAKANQLLDAAGLTKKSADGKRLGADGKPVSVAVQISESFPDHVEAIEFVKKRWAAVGIDLRSQPLSEDLYKERVKANDHDAGTWTSGTFVLPTGTGGDHYWVPTNDGSARYGIGWAQWYQSDGEEGIEPPADIKKQMELFTKARQEPDPAKTLELGKEILQIAADQFYYIGISTVPNTYGVVKNDFHNVPEQMNESVAPGIVHPEQFAIGQ, encoded by the coding sequence ATGTCCAGAGGTATGCAGGAACGTCGGATCGACCGGCGCAGGCTTTTGCAGGGTGGGCTCGCCCTGGCGGCGGTGGCCTCGGTGCCCGGCTGCGGCTTCTTCGACACCAAGCCGGCCGGCTCGGGCGCGCAGGCGGTGGCGGCCGGCGACAAGGAGTCGCCGATGCTGAAGGCCCTGGTGGACAAGGGCTCCCTGCCCCCACTGGCCGACCGGATCCCGAAGAACCCGCCGGTGATCAAGCCGCTCGCCGGTAAGGCGGTCTACGGCGGCACCTGGCGCTCGGCGATGCTGACCCAGGAGGACACCCAGTGGCTGTGGTACGCGCTGCGCTACGAGCCGCTGGTCCGCTGGAAGCCGGACAAGACCGGCAAGCCCGGGTACGACGAGATCGAGGCGAACACCGTCGAGTTCACGGTCGATGCCGAGAGCAAGGTCTTCACCTTCACGCTCCGTGACGGCCTGAAGTGGTCCGACGGCAAGCCCTGCACGGCGGACGACATGATGTTCACGATCCTCGAGGTGCAGTGCGACACCGGTCTGCACCCGGACGGGATCTACGACGCGTTCCTGTCCCCGGACACCGAGAAACTCGCCAAGGTCGAGAAGGTCGACGCGCGCACGGTCAAGATGACCTACACCGCACCGCAGCCGTCGCTGCTCGGGCAGATCGCCGACGCGATCTTCGAGCGCGAGGGTGCCTACGGGATGTTGCTGCCGAAGCACTACTTCCAGCAGTTCCACCTGAAGTACAACAAGAACGCGAACGCGCTGGCGAAGAAGGCCGGCGTCGGCAGCTGGATCGACCTCTTCGCGCAGAAGCAGAACCCGTGGACCAACCCGGAGCAGCCGACGCTGGCGCCGTGGAAGGTGACCACCCCGCTCGGCAAGGGTTCCGCGGTCACCCTGACCCGCAACCCGTACTACTGGAAGGTCGACGACGCCGGCCGGCAGCTGCCGTACATCGACAGCTGCCGCGTCGAGGTCGTCCAGGACGTCCAGGTCGAGCTGCTCAAGGTGATGAACGGCGAGTTCGGCATGCAGTACCGGAACTTCGGGACGCCGCAGAACAAGCCGGTGGTCGCGCAGAACCGGGAGAAGGGCGCCTACAAGATCATCGAGGTGCCGACCCAGCTGACCAACACGATGGTCATCGGCATCAACCAGAACCACAAGGACCCGGCGAAGCGGGCCCTGTTCGCGAACAAGGACTTCCGCGCCGGTCTGTCGCACGCGATCAACCGCAAGGAGGTCATCGACGCGGTGTACGCCGGTCAGGGTGAGCCCTGGCAGAGCTCGCCGCCGAAGGACTCGCCGTACTACAACGAGCAGCTGGCCACCCAGTTCACCGAGTTCGACGTGGCCAAGGCCAACCAGCTCCTGGACGCCGCCGGGCTGACCAAGAAGTCGGCCGACGGCAAACGGCTCGGCGCGGACGGCAAGCCGGTCTCGGTCGCCGTCCAGATCAGCGAGTCGTTCCCGGACCACGTCGAGGCGATCGAGTTCGTCAAGAAGCGCTGGGCCGCGGTCGGCATCGACCTGCGCAGCCAGCCGCTCAGCGAGGACCTCTACAAGGAGCGGGTCAAGGCCAACGACCACGACGCCGGCACCTGGACCAGCGGCACCTTCGTGCTGCCGACCGGCACCGGTGGTGACCACTACTGGGTGCCGACCAACGACGGCAGCGCGCGCTACGGCATCGGCTGGGCCCAGTGGTACCAGTCGGACGGCGAGGAGGGCATCGAACCGCCGGCCGACATCAAGAAGCAGATGGAGCTGTTCACCAAGGCACGGCAGGAGCCGGACCCGGCCAAGACGCTCGAGCTGGGCAAGGAGATCCTGCAGATCGCGGCCGACCAGTTCTACTACATCGGGATCAGCACGGTCCCGAACACGTACGGCGTCGTGAAGAACGACTTCCACAACGTGCCCGAGCAGATGAACGAGTCGGTGGCCCCGGGTATCGTCCACCCCGAGCAGTTCGCGATCGGGCAGTAG
- a CDS encoding ABC transporter ATP-binding protein, whose translation MTTAEISPDTTEATGRNLLTTEGLSMHFPLHGGFLGRNRGVLKAVDGVDLAIKTGRTLGLVGESGCGKTTLGRCIVRAYEPTAGKIRYQGVDGTEVDLATLSEKQLKPYRAEVRLIFQDPHSSLDPRKTLRDLIAEPLRVHERGSRSEIDDRVADLLRRVGLRAEYAHRYPHAFSGGERQRVVIARALALDPRLVVADEAVSALDVSVRAQILNLLKDLQEESGLTYLFVSHDLGIVEHAADDVAVMYIGKLVETASTDELYTRPLHPYTEALLSAVPDPDPRSRGKRSRIVLRGEIADPSRVPPGCPFHPRCGYAEARCRTEVPQLREIGGRKVACHLADQLELKGVAAAVEA comes from the coding sequence GTGACCACAGCGGAGATCAGCCCGGACACCACCGAGGCGACCGGCCGGAACCTGCTCACCACCGAGGGCCTGAGCATGCACTTCCCCCTGCACGGCGGCTTCCTCGGCCGCAACCGCGGGGTGCTGAAGGCCGTCGACGGCGTCGACCTGGCGATCAAGACCGGCCGCACCCTCGGCCTGGTGGGGGAGTCCGGCTGCGGCAAGACCACCCTCGGCCGGTGCATCGTCCGCGCGTACGAGCCGACCGCCGGCAAGATCCGGTACCAGGGCGTGGACGGGACCGAGGTGGACCTGGCCACGCTGTCGGAGAAGCAGCTGAAGCCGTACCGGGCCGAGGTACGGCTGATCTTCCAGGACCCGCACTCGTCGCTCGACCCGCGCAAGACGCTGCGGGACCTGATCGCCGAACCGCTGCGGGTGCACGAGCGCGGCAGCCGGTCCGAGATCGACGACCGGGTCGCCGACCTGCTCCGCCGGGTCGGGCTGCGGGCCGAGTACGCGCACCGTTATCCGCACGCGTTCAGCGGCGGTGAGCGGCAGCGCGTCGTGATCGCCCGCGCCCTCGCCCTCGATCCGCGGCTGGTGGTCGCGGACGAGGCGGTGAGCGCGCTCGACGTGTCGGTCCGGGCCCAGATCCTGAACCTGCTGAAGGACCTGCAGGAGGAGTCCGGGCTGACCTACCTGTTCGTCTCCCACGACCTCGGCATCGTCGAGCACGCCGCCGACGACGTCGCGGTGATGTACATCGGCAAGCTGGTCGAGACGGCCAGTACCGACGAGCTCTACACCCGTCCTCTGCATCCCTACACCGAGGCACTGCTCAGCGCGGTGCCCGACCCTGATCCCCGGTCGCGTGGGAAGCGTTCCCGGATCGTGCTCCGCGGTGAGATCGCGGATCCGTCCCGGGTACCGCCCGGGTGTCCGTTCCACCCGCGCTGCGGTTACGCCGAGGCGCGCTGCCGGACCGAAGTACCCCAGCTGCGCGAGATCGGTGGCCGCAAGGTCGCCTGCCATCTCGCCGATCAGCTGGAGCTGAAGGGTGTCGCGGCCGCCGTCGAGGCGTGA
- a CDS encoding Ig-like domain-containing protein: MTETSPDAVTGWTRRGFVGTAAAVGTAAAIGIGSTPAAQAAGAVTTAGDRIPAFPGAEGAGKWAKGGRGGSVYEVTTLNDSGPGSLRDAVSGSDRTVVFRVSGTIQLESQLLIAGNNLTIAGQTAPGDGICLSGHSTGVKGGAHDIVIRYLRFRLGDATAVADDAFNTNVPGSVSPEIRNLIIDHCSFSWAVDECLSPYGNYDVTVQWCIVSEGLALSAHPKSRHGYGGIWGGQQNTYHHNLIAHQGGRQPRFGYTENLNLEVDYSNNVIYDHGYTSVYGGEWANGINIVGNYYKPGPTTLPEVAPVVLSANRGGAWYVGGNQVDGHPEVTAHNRRGIRYPIGGIRELDKPFPLTEQVEVQAAAKAYEAVLANAGAILPRRDAADARVVNDVRNGTGRLINSQKEVGGFPALVTAEAPVDSDHDGIPDWWEQANGLNPNDPSDAQKIAPNGYTYLENYLNSIVPNPVGNPTVRLTSPADNEVVARRTAPNLTLSADAAPAKGGQLAKVEFFAGDKLVGTATAAPYRISWNNVADGTYWVSARATDKFGTATQSTPRQLHVNVQAGTPGWTSASIGKPPVPGSGSLDSGILTIKGSGRILGRTSNFHYVYQKLSVGGAGSVAQVTARLDSLAKVANGLTAGLMIRDSLDPAAPFMYGGLGFGVAGGFGTINDPGGTGSVTDDGGMKAQAIRMQTDGPTPSVGPWPWDEGEYLDPAKQYWLRLLRRERPQSREVEFEAFISEDKTKWDRFGYERLVMPSPTFYIGFAIDGGQTTNALVDYGTARFSAITVEH; this comes from the coding sequence ATGACCGAGACCTCCCCCGACGCGGTCACCGGCTGGACCCGGCGAGGCTTCGTCGGCACCGCGGCCGCGGTCGGCACGGCCGCCGCGATCGGCATCGGGTCCACCCCGGCCGCGCAGGCCGCCGGGGCCGTGACCACGGCCGGCGACAGGATCCCCGCCTTCCCGGGCGCCGAGGGCGCCGGCAAGTGGGCCAAGGGCGGCCGCGGCGGATCCGTCTACGAGGTGACCACCCTGAACGACTCCGGTCCCGGCTCGCTGCGGGACGCGGTCTCCGGCTCCGACCGGACCGTCGTGTTCCGGGTGTCCGGCACGATCCAGCTGGAGTCCCAGCTGCTGATCGCCGGGAACAACCTGACCATCGCGGGCCAGACCGCGCCCGGCGACGGCATCTGCCTGTCCGGCCACTCCACCGGGGTCAAGGGCGGCGCCCACGACATCGTCATCCGCTACCTGCGGTTCCGCCTCGGCGACGCCACCGCGGTCGCGGACGACGCCTTCAACACCAACGTGCCCGGCTCGGTCAGCCCGGAGATCCGCAACCTGATCATCGACCACTGCTCGTTCAGCTGGGCGGTCGACGAGTGCCTGTCCCCGTACGGCAACTACGACGTCACCGTGCAGTGGTGCATCGTCTCCGAGGGGCTGGCGCTGTCGGCGCACCCGAAGAGCCGGCACGGGTACGGCGGGATCTGGGGCGGCCAGCAGAACACGTACCACCACAACCTGATCGCCCACCAGGGTGGCCGGCAGCCGCGGTTCGGGTACACCGAGAACCTCAACCTCGAGGTCGACTACTCCAACAACGTGATCTACGACCACGGCTACACCTCGGTGTACGGCGGTGAGTGGGCCAACGGCATCAACATCGTCGGGAACTACTACAAGCCCGGCCCGACCACGTTGCCCGAGGTGGCCCCGGTGGTGCTGTCCGCCAACCGCGGCGGCGCCTGGTACGTCGGCGGCAACCAGGTCGACGGGCACCCCGAGGTGACCGCGCACAACCGCCGCGGCATCCGGTACCCGATCGGCGGCATCCGGGAGCTGGACAAGCCGTTCCCGTTGACCGAGCAGGTCGAGGTGCAGGCGGCGGCCAAGGCGTACGAGGCGGTGCTGGCGAACGCCGGCGCGATCCTGCCGCGCCGCGACGCGGCCGACGCCCGGGTCGTCAACGACGTCCGCAACGGCACCGGCCGGCTGATCAACTCGCAGAAGGAGGTCGGTGGCTTTCCGGCGCTGGTGACGGCGGAAGCCCCGGTCGACTCCGACCACGACGGCATCCCGGACTGGTGGGAGCAGGCCAACGGGCTGAACCCGAACGACCCGTCCGACGCGCAGAAGATCGCCCCGAACGGCTACACCTACCTGGAGAACTACCTCAACTCGATCGTGCCGAACCCGGTCGGCAACCCGACCGTGCGGCTGACCAGCCCGGCCGACAACGAGGTGGTCGCCCGCCGGACCGCGCCGAACCTGACACTGTCGGCGGACGCGGCCCCGGCCAAGGGCGGGCAGCTCGCGAAGGTGGAGTTCTTCGCCGGCGACAAGCTGGTCGGTACCGCCACGGCGGCGCCGTACCGGATCAGCTGGAACAACGTTGCTGACGGCACCTACTGGGTGTCCGCGCGAGCCACCGACAAGTTCGGGACCGCGACCCAGTCGACGCCGCGGCAGTTGCACGTCAACGTGCAGGCCGGGACGCCGGGCTGGACGTCCGCGTCGATCGGCAAGCCGCCGGTGCCGGGCTCGGGCAGCCTGGACAGCGGGATCCTCACCATCAAGGGCTCCGGCCGCATCCTCGGCCGGACCAGCAACTTCCACTACGTCTACCAGAAGCTCAGCGTCGGCGGCGCCGGCTCGGTCGCCCAGGTCACCGCCCGGCTCGACTCGCTCGCCAAGGTGGCCAACGGCCTGACCGCGGGCCTGATGATCCGCGACAGCCTCGACCCGGCCGCGCCGTTCATGTACGGCGGACTCGGCTTCGGCGTCGCCGGCGGGTTCGGCACCATCAACGACCCGGGTGGTACGGGCAGTGTCACCGACGACGGTGGCATGAAGGCCCAGGCGATCCGGATGCAGACCGACGGTCCGACCCCGAGCGTCGGCCCGTGGCCGTGGGACGAGGGCGAGTACCTCGACCCGGCCAAGCAGTACTGGCTCCGGTTGCTGCGGCGCGAGCGCCCGCAGTCCCGGGAGGTCGAGTTCGAGGCGTTCATCTCCGAGGACAAGACGAAGTGGGACCGGTTCGGCTACGAGCGTCTCGTGATGCCGAGTCCGACCTTCTACATCGGTTTCGCCATCGACGGCGGGCAGACCACCAACGCCCTCGTCGACTACGGCACCGCGCGATTCAGCGCCATCACGGTCGAGCACTGA